The genomic DNA CACAATATCTTGTACCTACGCATCTGTTGTATGCCATTTGATTCTGACCTTGACGACCATGTGATGTTGCAGCAACAGGACAAACAGTCTCACAAGGAGCATGATTACAGTGTTGACACATCATTGGTTGAAAAGTAACTTCAGGATTTTCTGCTTCAGTTTCTAAAGCTTTATATAAATCTCCACCGCTTAGCCCCATTTCTTTGGCTTCTTCACGAGTTTCAACTTCTGAAGAGTAATATCTATCAATACGCAACCAATGCATATCTCTACCAACTCTAACTTCATTCTTTCCAACAACAGGTACATTGTTCTCTGCATGACATGCTACAACACATGCTCCACAACCTGTACAAGATGTTAAATCTATAGATAAGTTAAAATGATGACCTACTTCTCTGTTATGCTCATCCCATAAATCAATTGTTTTGGCTTCAACTTCTTTATGATCATAAGATACATATGCAGGTTTATTCCAACCATGATGATGATCTTTAGGCGCAACAGTATTGTACTCTTTTAAACTAGCAACTTTTAAAATATCATGACGACCTGCAATTGTTTTTTGTACTTGTGTACAAGCAAATTTATGCGTTCCAACTACTTTTTCTATTGCAACATTATATTGAATGTTATTACCTCCCTTATATAAAGGGTAAGCATTAACACCTACTTGCATCTCTTCTTTTAAACCAAAAGTTTTACCGAAACCTAGCGATAAACCTACAGATCCTTTTGCTTGACCTGGCTGAATCATAACAGGTACTACTACTTCGACACCATTTACGGTCACCTTCGCGTAATCTCCATTAATTGCTCCGTTATCTTTTACAGGGTTAGAGAAACCTAATTCTCTTGCATCTGGAATAGACATGGTTAAATAATTATCCCAAGAAGCTCTTGTAATTGGATCTGGAAATTCTTGTAACCAAGGATTGTTCGCTTGTTTACCATCTCCTAAACCAGTTTTGGTATATAAATTCAACTCCATTGCTGAAACTGATGTACTTTTCTTTAATTTTAATGCAACTTCTTCAATTGAAAGTACTACTGAACCTTCTACAGTTGCTGAAGCTGTTTTATTGAAAAAACCGTTATGTAAAGCTTTATTCCATGAAGAACCTTCTAAAATTTCTGTTGACCAGAAAGACTTTAAATAGTCATAGTAAGAAGTTGAACTTCCAGACCATTTTAAGAACGTATCTTGAATTTGACGTGTTTTGAATAATGGCTGAATTGTTGGTTGAACTAAACCATAATTTCCTTCAGAGAAATTAGTATCTCCCCAAGATTCTAAAAAATGTGGTGCTGGTAATGCATATTCCATTGCATTTACAGTTTCATTATTCTCAACCGACAAAGCAACTTTTAAATCAACTTTATTTAATGCCTCTGTAAATTCAGTAGCATTTGGTAATGTATAAGAAGGATCTATATTCACTGTTAATATACCTCCCACTTTTCCAGACTTCATATCTGAAACTACATTTTGAACTTCATCAAAATTTCCTTGACGAATATTTAATGAATTATTGATGTCTAATATCTCACTATTTAAGGCTTTATTAATCGCTAAAGATATTAATTGTGCATTCACATCATTAATACCAGTCATCACAACTCCTTTAGAGCCTGATTTTAGTAAACTTTTAGCAATTTTTTGAATTTCAACATCTAGTGGAGTTGCTTTTGAAGCGACACCATGCTTTGTAATTGCATTGTATAAGTTTAATAAAGCAAAAACAACATCAGATGGTTTTGCAACCATACGTTTATCTGCATTTGCTCCTGTAAGAGACATATTACTTTCTACTTGAACATGGTAAGACATTTTACCTGTTTCAGGTTTTCTACCAGCAATAAATGCTTTTTCAAAACCTCCATGGAAATCTCCAAGAAAATCTGCACCAAAAGAGACAATTGTTTCTGCATTTTCTAACTTATAATTCGGTAAAGCTCTTCTACCATACATCGTTTTAAATGCATCTGCTGCTGCTGCTTCAGATATCGCGTCATAAATAACGTGTTTTGCATTTGGGTATGTAGCTAAAAACTCACCAACTACTTTATCTGTTGATGGGCTTGCCATTGTTCCTGTTAATAGAACAACTTGCTTACCAGCTTCTTTTAATTCATTTAATTTTTGTCCTATTTCCTTGTCTGCATTATCCCAAGAAATAGCAGAACCTCCTTTAGTAGGTTCTTTTAAACGTAATTTTTCATCATATAAAGAAAGAACAGCTGCTTGAACTCTTGCGCTTGTTGTTCCGTTTGCTTCTTTATTTGGCATTATCTGAATTGGACGACCCTCTCGAGTTTTAACCAATACATTTGCAAAATCGTAACCATCTGCCATTGTAGTAGCATACCAGTCTGCAACACCTGCAATAATATCATTTGGTTTTACAACGTATGGAATCGATTTAATAACCGGTCCTTCACAAGCTGCTAATGAAGCTGCCGCTGTTGTAAAGCCAACATACTTCAAAAAATCTCTACGTGAAGTAGAAGAATTCTCAAGTGTTTCTTTATCACCTAAAAAATCATCTGTAGGTATACTATCTACAAATTCATTTTTACCCAGCGTTTCAACAACAGAACTACCTTTTAGTTCTTCAACACTTTTCCAGTATTTTTTGTTTGAAGCCATTTATACTTTTTTATTTAATGATTGAAAGATTTAAAAATTGAAAAACTACAACTTTATACCTCTTTTAATTTTGAATCTTTTATTTCTTTAACTAGTAATGACATTTACCACACTCCAAACCACCTAACTGAGAAATAGTAACTTTTTCTACTCCGTACTTCTTAGCTAATTGATCGTGGATTTTAGCATAATACTCATTACCTTTTAAATCTACATTTGTTTCCCTATGACAATCGATACACCAACCCATTGTTAGTGGAGAATATTGATACATCTCATCCATTTCTTCAACAGGGCCATGACATTTCTGACATTTAACACCTGCAACAGTTACGTGTTGAGAGTGATTGTAATATGCAAAATCTGGTAAATTATGAATACGAATCCATTTTACTGGTTTCTCTTCACCTGTATAAACTAATTCGTCTGGATCCCAACCTGCAGCATCATACACTTTAGCTATCTCTTGATCTAATTGTGCCTTACCATACGTTTGACCGTTCCATTCAATCTCTGTTCCTTCCGCTACTTCTGAAATTGCTTTATGACAATTCATACAAACATTTACTGAAGGTATACCAGAGTGCTTACTATGTTTTGCTGAAGAATGACAATATTGACAATCGATTTTATTATCTCCAGCGTGAATTTTGTGCGAGAATGCGATTGGCTGAATCGGTTGATAACCTTGATCCACACCTACAGTAAACAAAGTTCCAAAAAGTAGATAAGCACCAACTAACAATAAAAATATTGTCCCTAAAACTTTTAAGAAAGTGTTGTTCTTTACACCTACCCATAACTCCTGAAGATCTCTTCTTAAGTTTGATTGAACATTTGGCTTCTTATTACCCTTCAACTCACTTACTTGTTTCAACAAGCTAGCAATCATTAAAAAAGCAACTACAATAGCTGCAGCTAATAAATAAATTAACCAATCTGGAGCGCCACTTTTCTCTAACACTTGACCACCAACAACAACCTCACCAGCTGCTGGAGCTTTTTTAATTTCACCAACAGTTGTATAATACAAAACATCATCTATATTTTTATCTGTTAGTTGCGGAAATGCATTCATAGCTGTTGCGCTATACTGTGCAGCTTCCGCCGCATCTGCATCTACCTTTTGAAATTCGGCGTTATTTTTTATCCAAGATTTTAACCAAGAATTCTCTCTACGCTCTTCTACGCCTCCCAAGGCTGGCCCAACCAATTTCTTATCTAACTTGTGACATGAAGCACATAAAGATTTAAATAGTTTTTTTCCTTCTTTTTGGCGAATTTCATCTACATCTTGAGAATAAGAAGAAATGCTAAACGCAAAAAATAAAAGTAATGTAAGACTTTTTAGAAGTACAGAGGTTAGTCTACTATGCAATGCTACACTTTTCATATATACAAACTATAATTTTAGTATTGTGTCTAAATTCGTTCAAAAAAACATGTTTTGAACAGTTCTACAAAAGTACTACATATTGCTAAATTTTAAAAAGCTAATAGAATGTTAAATATCAATTTATAATAATTCTAAATAAGATAAAGACTCAATTTATTCTTTAGCAAGTCGTTATTTTTGCAGAAACATTTTAGATTATGAAAAATACATTGTTTTTAAGGATATTTTTGTTCTGTTTATTCACAAGTATTGGGACTTTAAAAGCTCAAAACACAACAAACAAGAGTGAAAAGGTGGAAAATATACTAGAGAAAAAGAGAAATTACAACAAATCTAATGGCTTTGGATACAACATTCAAATCTATTATGGTAATGAAACAACTGCTAAAAGTAAGAACGCTAAGTTTAAGATATTATACCCTAGAGTTAATACTAAATTAGTTTACAATAATCCTGAATGGAAAGTACAAGTTGGAAATTATAAAACTAAGCTTGAAGCTGATAGAGCCAATTTACTATTTAAAAAAGAGTTCTCTGGAACTATTGTAATTCCCATGGAAAAACAGTAATAGTTAGTAGCTAAACATATTCAACAAGAGTGAAAAGTCAATTTAAAAAAAATATAACTAGATATGTTGAATTTAATGATGTAGAAATAGACGAAATATTTTCAAAATTAACTCAAAAAACTTTTAGTAAAAAAGATTATCTACTCAAGGAAAGACAAGTCTGTAAAAGTAATTATTTTATCATATCAGGTTTAGTTCGTTCATTTTATGTTGACGATAAGGGAAGTGAAAAAATAACTCAATTTGCACTTGAAAACTGGTGGGTAACGAATATGGAGAGTTACATAAAAAAAATACCGTCATATGTATCTATCCAAGCAATTGAGAAAACAACAGTTCTTATTTTTGAAAAAGAAGAATTAGATAAACTCTTTATAACGATACCAAAGCTTGAAAGATATTTCAGAATAATTATCGAAAATATGTTAATTGCGATACAACGTAGGAATGACATATATCTACAAATGAAGAGTAAAGATAGATATGATGATTTGATAAGTAACTTCCCTGCTTTTGCTCAAAGAGTTCCACAGTACATGATTGCCTCATATTTAGAGATTACACCCGAATACTTAAGTGAATTGAGAAGAAAGTAACTTTCTCATGTTTCTTAAGACACCTTAAGTATTAGGTATAAGGTAGATGATAAATTTGTACCATAAATTAATTATTAAAACAATAATATTATGGAACGAATATCGTATCAAGAAGTACCTACAGAAATATTTGAAAAATTAAGAGCAATTGAAGATTACTTGCACAGTTCAACTTTAGGAATGCCATTACTTGAGTTATTAAGGTTAAGAGTTGCACAAATAAATGGTTGCGCATATTGTGTAGATATGCACTACAAAGAACTAAAACATGCAAATGAAACAGAATTACGAATGGCTTCTTTATGTCTTTGGAAAGAAACATCCTATTTTTCAGATAAGGAAAGAGCAGTTTTACAGTTAGCAGAAAAACTAACTAAACTTAATAGCGAACCTATTACGGAAAGCATTTATAAATCACTTTTTGAATTCTTTTCAAAGTCTGAAGTTTGCAACTTAGCACTAGCAATTGCCCAAATAAACACTTGGACAAGGTTGATGATAACTTTTCAATTTACACCAGGAAACTATAAAGTAAGCAGATAATTATAATGTAAACAAAAGACAGATAAAGACTAAAATTAACCTTGTGATGTCTTTGTTTATAAATTTGTCACTCTTAGTACACAAGATATTAAGCTTATCAAATAAGCTAAAATAACAACACAAAAAAGCCGAAATTCATAAGAATTTCGGCTTTTACTTTATATAAAAAATTAGTTTATTTCAATTTCTTTTTAACTGCTACTTCTTTGTAAGCTTCTATTAAATCTCCTTCTACAATATCATTGTAGTTCTTAATTTGAACCCCACAATCATATCCTTTGGCAACTTCTTTTACATCGTCTTTAAATCGCTTTAAAGCTGTAAGAGTACCATCATGAACTACAATACCATCTCTAATAATTCTAATTTGAGAATCTCTAAAGATTTTACCAGACATTACCATACAACCTGCAATATTACCAACTTTAGAGATTTTGTAAACTTCTCTAATTTCAACATTACCCGTAACCTCTTCTTTCATTTCAGGAGATAACATTCCTTCCATTGCATCTTTAAGGTCATTAATTGCATCATAAATAATAGAGTATGTTCTAATATCTACTTCTTCTCTATCTGCTACTACTCTTGCATTTCCTTGTGGTCTTACATTAAATCCAACAATAATTGCATCTGAAGCTGTTGCTAATAACACATCACTTTCTGTAATGGCTCCAACACCTTTATGTAAGATATTAACTTGAATTTCTTCTGTAGATAATTTTTGGAAAGAATCTGTTAATGCTTCTACAGAACCATCTACATCTCCTTTTAAAATAATGTTTAATTCTTTAAAGTCTCCTAACGCAATTCTACGCCCAATTTCTGCTAACGTTAAAGTTTTTTGAGTTCTTACAGATTGTTCACGTTGTAATTGAGATCTTTTTGAAGCAATTTGTTTCGCTTCTCTTTCATCAT from Polaribacter sp. ALD11 includes the following:
- a CDS encoding TAT-variant-translocated molybdopterin oxidoreductase: MASNKKYWKSVEELKGSSVVETLGKNEFVDSIPTDDFLGDKETLENSSTSRRDFLKYVGFTTAAASLAACEGPVIKSIPYVVKPNDIIAGVADWYATTMADGYDFANVLVKTREGRPIQIMPNKEANGTTSARVQAAVLSLYDEKLRLKEPTKGGSAISWDNADKEIGQKLNELKEAGKQVVLLTGTMASPSTDKVVGEFLATYPNAKHVIYDAISEAAAADAFKTMYGRRALPNYKLENAETIVSFGADFLGDFHGGFEKAFIAGRKPETGKMSYHVQVESNMSLTGANADKRMVAKPSDVVFALLNLYNAITKHGVASKATPLDVEIQKIAKSLLKSGSKGVVMTGINDVNAQLISLAINKALNSEILDINNSLNIRQGNFDEVQNVVSDMKSGKVGGILTVNIDPSYTLPNATEFTEALNKVDLKVALSVENNETVNAMEYALPAPHFLESWGDTNFSEGNYGLVQPTIQPLFKTRQIQDTFLKWSGSSTSYYDYLKSFWSTEILEGSSWNKALHNGFFNKTASATVEGSVVLSIEEVALKLKKSTSVSAMELNLYTKTGLGDGKQANNPWLQEFPDPITRASWDNYLTMSIPDARELGFSNPVKDNGAINGDYAKVTVNGVEVVVPVMIQPGQAKGSVGLSLGFGKTFGLKEEMQVGVNAYPLYKGGNNIQYNVAIEKVVGTHKFACTQVQKTIAGRHDILKVASLKEYNTVAPKDHHHGWNKPAYVSYDHKEVEAKTIDLWDEHNREVGHHFNLSIDLTSCTGCGACVVACHAENNVPVVGKNEVRVGRDMHWLRIDRYYSSEVETREEAKEMGLSGGDLYKALETEAENPEVTFQPMMCQHCNHAPCETVCPVAATSHGRQGQNQMAYNRCVGTRYCANNCPYRVRRFNWFNYSNNNEFDFNMNNEYGKMVLNPDVVVRSRGVMEKCSMCIQMTQATILKAKKEGRKVNVNEFETACSSACTTGAMVFGDVNNKEDEVAALAEDKRAYNVLDYLQTKPNVIYQVKVRNTNEA
- a CDS encoding c-type cytochrome; translated protein: MKSVALHSRLTSVLLKSLTLLLFFAFSISSYSQDVDEIRQKEGKKLFKSLCASCHKLDKKLVGPALGGVEERRENSWLKSWIKNNAEFQKVDADAAEAAQYSATAMNAFPQLTDKNIDDVLYYTTVGEIKKAPAAGEVVVGGQVLEKSGAPDWLIYLLAAAIVVAFLMIASLLKQVSELKGNKKPNVQSNLRRDLQELWVGVKNNTFLKVLGTIFLLLVGAYLLFGTLFTVGVDQGYQPIQPIAFSHKIHAGDNKIDCQYCHSSAKHSKHSGIPSVNVCMNCHKAISEVAEGTEIEWNGQTYGKAQLDQEIAKVYDAAGWDPDELVYTGEEKPVKWIRIHNLPDFAYYNHSQHVTVAGVKCQKCHGPVEEMDEMYQYSPLTMGWCIDCHRETNVDLKGNEYYAKIHDQLAKKYGVEKVTISQLGGLECGKCHY
- a CDS encoding SPOR domain-containing protein, which produces MKNTLFLRIFLFCLFTSIGTLKAQNTTNKSEKVENILEKKRNYNKSNGFGYNIQIYYGNETTAKSKNAKFKILYPRVNTKLVYNNPEWKVQVGNYKTKLEADRANLLFKKEFSGTIVIPMEKQ
- a CDS encoding Crp/Fnr family transcriptional regulator, which produces MKSQFKKNITRYVEFNDVEIDEIFSKLTQKTFSKKDYLLKERQVCKSNYFIISGLVRSFYVDDKGSEKITQFALENWWVTNMESYIKKIPSYVSIQAIEKTTVLIFEKEELDKLFITIPKLERYFRIIIENMLIAIQRRNDIYLQMKSKDRYDDLISNFPAFAQRVPQYMIASYLEITPEYLSELRRK
- a CDS encoding carboxymuconolactone decarboxylase family protein, whose protein sequence is MERISYQEVPTEIFEKLRAIEDYLHSSTLGMPLLELLRLRVAQINGCAYCVDMHYKELKHANETELRMASLCLWKETSYFSDKERAVLQLAEKLTKLNSEPITESIYKSLFEFFSKSEVCNLALAIAQINTWTRLMITFQFTPGNYKVSR